A genomic region of Sideroxydans sp. CL21 contains the following coding sequences:
- the flgC gene encoding flagellar basal body rod protein FlgC, producing the protein MSLFNIFNIAGSAMTAQSQRLNVVASNLANVDSATGPDGKPYRAKQVVFSTVPTVGQPGEGVKVAAVVEDNSPMKVVYDPKHPMADAQGYVTMPNVNPVDEMVNMISASRSYQNNVDVMNTSKTLLIKTLTLGQ; encoded by the coding sequence ATGTCTCTATTCAATATCTTCAATATCGCCGGTTCGGCCATGACAGCGCAGTCGCAACGGCTCAACGTGGTGGCGAGCAACCTTGCCAACGTCGACAGCGCCACCGGACCGGACGGCAAGCCCTACAGGGCCAAACAGGTTGTATTTTCCACCGTGCCGACGGTCGGCCAGCCGGGGGAGGGTGTTAAGGTCGCGGCGGTGGTGGAAGACAATTCGCCGATGAAAGTGGTGTATGACCCCAAACATCCGATGGCGGACGCGCAGGGCTACGTGACCATGCCCAATGTAAATCCGGTTGACGAGATGGTGAACATGATCTCGGCTTCCCGTTCTTACCAGAACAACGTGGATGTGATGAATACATCCAAAACCCTGTTGATTAAAACACTCACTCTCGGGCAATAA
- the flgB gene encoding flagellar basal body rod protein FlgB, with protein sequence MSGRIDQMLQFQQSALNLRATRQELIASNIANADTPNYKARDIDFASALQGALSGNGQKLPVAATSPQHLAGASGESVMGAPVLYRKPLQPSADGNTVDMDVERSQFADNALRYEASLTFVSNDVKNVLAALQG encoded by the coding sequence ATGAGTGGCAGAATAGACCAGATGTTGCAATTCCAGCAGTCAGCGCTGAATTTGCGCGCTACGCGCCAGGAATTGATCGCGTCCAATATCGCCAATGCGGATACGCCGAACTATAAGGCGAGGGACATCGACTTTGCCAGTGCATTGCAGGGGGCATTATCGGGCAACGGACAGAAATTGCCCGTGGCGGCGACTTCGCCGCAGCATCTGGCGGGTGCGTCCGGCGAAAGCGTGATGGGGGCGCCGGTGCTGTATCGTAAGCCGTTGCAACCTAGTGCCGATGGGAATACTGTTGATATGGACGTGGAAAGATCGCAATTTGCCGACAACGCCTTGCGTTACGAGGCCAGCCTGACGTTCGTCAGCAACGATGTCAAAAACGTGTTGGCCGCCCTGCAAGGATAA
- the flgA gene encoding flagellar basal body P-ring formation chaperone FlgA, producing the protein MKNLCLVLIATFICSPTAWAADKQSHAAIREAALAYAQAQTHALPGKVGITIDDIDARTVLPACGTLEAFLPAGSQLMGKTSIGVRCNDKPGWSIFLQANIKVSVDRLVANRPLAQNTVLSANDFSMQNGELGQPGILTDPAQAIGKTLKFGIGAGQVLRQDMLRAQFVVVQGNTTEIRVRSEGFSVRSSGQALNNATAGQIVQVRMSSGQVLSGAAGADGTVEVRP; encoded by the coding sequence ATGAAAAACCTGTGCTTAGTATTGATTGCGACCTTTATTTGCTCCCCGACCGCTTGGGCCGCAGACAAGCAGAGCCATGCCGCAATACGCGAGGCCGCCCTGGCCTATGCACAGGCACAGACCCATGCATTGCCGGGCAAGGTCGGCATCACGATCGACGACATCGATGCACGCACTGTCCTGCCGGCGTGCGGCACGCTTGAGGCCTTTCTGCCCGCCGGATCGCAGTTGATGGGCAAAACCAGCATCGGCGTGCGCTGCAACGACAAGCCCGGCTGGTCGATCTTTCTCCAGGCCAACATCAAGGTCAGCGTCGACAGGCTGGTCGCCAATCGCCCTCTGGCCCAGAACACGGTGTTGAGCGCGAACGACTTCAGCATGCAAAACGGCGAACTGGGACAACCCGGCATCCTTACCGATCCGGCACAGGCCATCGGCAAAACGCTCAAGTTTGGTATCGGTGCAGGGCAGGTGCTGCGGCAAGACATGCTGCGCGCGCAGTTCGTTGTGGTCCAGGGAAATACGACCGAAATAAGGGTGCGCAGCGAAGGGTTTTCCGTTCGCTCGTCCGGACAAGCACTGAATAACGCCACAGCAGGACAGATCGTGCAGGTGCGGATGTCTTCCGGCCAGGTTCTGAGTGGTGCAGCGGGGGCAGACGGCACCGTGGAAGTGCGTCCATGA
- the flgM gene encoding flagellar biosynthesis anti-sigma factor FlgM encodes MKIEKTSKPLPPSTAGETSSRNSATKATGSQTPAETSGTSVHLGSTTAQLRSLEGSIAGTPLVDVKKVAEIKQAISEGRFKVNSGVVADRLINSVQDLITASKR; translated from the coding sequence ATGAAGATCGAAAAAACCAGCAAACCGCTCCCCCCCAGCACGGCAGGGGAAACGAGTTCGCGCAACTCAGCAACGAAAGCAACAGGCAGCCAGACTCCCGCCGAAACAAGCGGGACCAGCGTACATCTGGGCTCCACCACCGCGCAGCTGCGCAGCTTGGAGGGCAGCATCGCCGGTACCCCGCTGGTGGACGTGAAAAAGGTCGCAGAAATCAAACAGGCTATTAGCGAAGGGCGCTTCAAAGTCAACTCCGGCGTCGTTGCCGATCGCTTGATCAACTCCGTGCAAGATCTCATCACCGCGAGCAAACGTTGA
- a CDS encoding flagellar protein FlgN — protein MTAKPANALTTEFLSNLNDECAALRAFVVLLENEQRILLGQHTEELLPLAEAKIQLTNKIAALSAARQRYLPEGTSNMAEWLKRNIPLGLPAWQEARQLAAHVQRLNQTNGEMIQIKLRYNQQALGVLYGAAQSTAGLYGADGQPNLPSGSRTLGSV, from the coding sequence TTGACCGCAAAACCCGCGAACGCCCTGACGACAGAGTTTCTGTCCAACCTGAACGACGAATGCGCCGCCTTGCGCGCATTCGTCGTTTTGCTTGAAAACGAACAACGTATCCTGCTCGGTCAGCACACTGAAGAACTGTTGCCACTCGCAGAAGCCAAAATACAACTCACCAACAAGATCGCCGCGCTTTCCGCAGCCCGTCAGCGATACCTGCCGGAAGGCACGAGCAATATGGCGGAGTGGCTGAAGCGCAATATCCCGCTGGGATTGCCGGCATGGCAGGAAGCCCGCCAACTGGCGGCACATGTGCAACGCCTCAACCAGACCAACGGTGAAATGATCCAGATCAAGCTGCGCTACAACCAGCAGGCACTCGGCGTGCTGTATGGCGCGGCACAGAGCACCGCCGGACTATACGGCGCGGACGGCCAACCCAATCTGCCCAGCGGCAGCCGGACGCTTGGCAGCGTCTGA
- a CDS encoding tetratricopeptide repeat protein produces the protein MTSKTFLAFSAALAIVFPLVTFADDLCEYEGGDGGVDYQISECTKQIQSGITGQYLAGAYVNRAGAYIRKGNFASALDDSSKALALLPNNSTALLLHGEAQQGGGDFKDAISDYSNVIEQSPDNHEAFTKRGSVFGVMGKLDLCIADSTKAIALASNSHISITGMSDEDAKDVIPGRARALYNRGLAWKLKGDYTRAIEDYKLAVKSNPGDPHSWSKHSTEWGSKSIAEQAEELYKNIEFSNDMNTSDKRIFSIQSIQKTRFGNALLIQTDILPASTIMLNGAFAYHEPGMYVSIEEYFQRSDSDVLLVESNPGGSATPASQMSVLLIQPTGTAQLLTHPEFVAASHYDIQATMNKDERIFIKLGFPIEVGPLRGNKEPIAELDNDKLILTLIPRVHGDYESDSARSFSEYFANDKWITLTQPFYNTDNSQRVEYYCNDKELTEMRGEDENRFPHTLCAVALFVKHSDQWIFSEQFEMPYGGVVKAFAINKLVVESAEYLDQDGFAYPSTQVTRVFKTGTGKLVEDVTERKSKSVNLE, from the coding sequence ATGACAAGTAAGACCTTTCTAGCCTTTTCCGCCGCCCTAGCAATCGTTTTCCCATTAGTCACTTTTGCAGATGATCTTTGTGAGTACGAAGGTGGAGATGGGGGTGTCGATTATCAAATCTCTGAATGCACAAAGCAGATTCAGTCCGGAATTACGGGCCAATATTTAGCTGGCGCATACGTCAATCGAGCAGGGGCATATATAAGAAAAGGTAATTTTGCATCCGCATTGGATGACAGCAGTAAAGCCTTGGCATTACTTCCCAACAATTCCACTGCACTTCTGTTGCATGGAGAGGCCCAACAAGGGGGCGGGGATTTTAAGGATGCGATAAGCGATTACTCTAATGTGATTGAGCAATCACCAGACAATCATGAGGCATTTACCAAAAGAGGTAGTGTCTTTGGGGTGATGGGAAAGCTTGATCTCTGTATAGCTGACTCTACAAAAGCTATTGCATTGGCTTCTAATAGTCACATATCGATAACCGGTATGAGTGATGAAGATGCTAAAGATGTAATTCCAGGGAGAGCCCGTGCTTTGTATAACAGAGGATTAGCCTGGAAACTAAAAGGGGACTATACAAGAGCTATCGAAGACTACAAGTTAGCAGTCAAATCTAACCCGGGCGATCCACATTCATGGAGCAAGCACTCAACAGAATGGGGTAGTAAAAGCATAGCGGAACAAGCAGAGGAGCTTTACAAGAATATCGAATTCTCCAACGATATGAATACTTCCGACAAACGAATATTTTCTATTCAATCAATACAGAAGACTCGGTTTGGAAACGCTTTACTTATTCAAACAGATATACTTCCTGCCTCAACCATCATGCTAAATGGTGCGTTTGCTTACCATGAGCCAGGCATGTATGTGTCAATAGAAGAGTATTTTCAACGCAGTGATTCGGATGTATTGCTTGTTGAAAGCAATCCTGGTGGATCTGCAACACCGGCCTCCCAGATGTCTGTTCTTCTCATTCAGCCTACTGGAACAGCTCAATTACTAACGCATCCAGAATTCGTTGCGGCATCTCACTATGATATTCAAGCAACAATGAATAAAGATGAGCGTATTTTTATCAAGCTTGGTTTTCCGATTGAAGTTGGCCCCCTTCGAGGCAACAAGGAACCGATTGCCGAACTTGATAATGACAAACTGATTCTGACATTGATTCCCCGCGTTCACGGAGACTACGAGTCCGATTCTGCGAGATCATTTTCTGAATATTTTGCGAACGACAAATGGATTACATTGACACAACCGTTTTACAACACCGACAATTCTCAGCGAGTGGAATATTATTGTAACGATAAAGAATTAACAGAGATGAGAGGTGAAGATGAGAACAGATTTCCTCACACTCTTTGCGCAGTGGCATTGTTTGTTAAACATTCAGACCAATGGATTTTCAGTGAACAGTTTGAAATGCCATATGGTGGTGTAGTAAAGGCATTTGCCATAAATAAATTGGTGGTTGAATCCGCCGAATACTTGGATCAAGATGGTTTTGCCTATCCTTCTACTCAAGTGACCAGAGTATTCAAAACAGGTACAGGCAAGTTAGTAGAAGATGTAACTGAAAGAAAGTCTAAATCCGTAAATTTAGAATGA
- a CDS encoding 2-isopropylmalate synthase codes for MKYNLLMILTLALIPLACSAEYISDVSLPDGSRYTGESKNGLFEGKGELKWANGKRYEGFFKSGLMSGQGKLIDANGDTYEGMFKNGLDNGAGTYKFRGGDIYVGNFEDGQISGRGELTTTNGGKYIGDFQGGYYQGKGHLHYPDGKTYEGDFVIGLPQGSGKLTIPGVGVYTGQFLKGSYHGKGVFTFDNGAKYDGDFENGKWNGEGVVTSDSIGVYRGHFKNGTYNGYGVYIDSKGKRFEGTWENGKLISSKGSEN; via the coding sequence ATGAAATATAACTTGTTAATGATTCTGACATTGGCCTTAATCCCATTAGCATGCTCTGCTGAATATATATCTGACGTCTCTTTACCTGACGGATCTCGATACACAGGTGAAAGCAAGAATGGGTTATTTGAAGGTAAAGGAGAATTGAAGTGGGCGAATGGAAAAAGATACGAAGGCTTTTTTAAAAGTGGCCTGATGTCTGGGCAAGGGAAACTGATTGATGCGAATGGCGATACTTACGAAGGAATGTTCAAAAATGGCTTAGATAACGGTGCAGGAACATATAAGTTCCGAGGCGGCGATATATATGTAGGAAATTTTGAAGATGGGCAGATTAGCGGCAGAGGGGAATTAACCACCACTAACGGAGGAAAATACATCGGGGATTTCCAGGGAGGATATTATCAAGGTAAAGGTCATTTGCATTATCCCGATGGCAAAACATATGAGGGTGATTTTGTTATTGGGCTGCCTCAAGGAAGCGGAAAACTTACAATACCTGGTGTGGGCGTATATACAGGGCAATTTCTAAAAGGAAGCTATCACGGAAAAGGAGTATTCACCTTTGACAACGGTGCTAAATATGATGGTGACTTTGAAAATGGCAAGTGGAATGGCGAGGGTGTTGTTACATCGGATAGTATCGGTGTTTATAGAGGCCATTTTAAAAATGGTACTTACAATGGATATGGAGTATATATTGATAGTAAAGGGAAGCGATTTGAGGGCACGTGGGAAAATGGGAAGTTAATTTCTTCAAAAGGCAGTGAGAATTAA
- a CDS encoding HD domain-containing phosphohydrolase: MGQEDTTFSALYNYTKALAVALGHRDLLTRLHSDRVFGLAGEMAAALGLAKKDLAILKISALFHDIGKIGIPDAILLKPSKHDAAEWEKMKEHSAIGENIMSALEIEDSPRAAKVIRHHHEYYNGMGYPDELSGEAIPICSRIISIADSYDAMAVTRSYHKARTHSDIMSILESERGVKHDPNLMQIFCKIIESSKFKAASN; the protein is encoded by the coding sequence ATGGGGCAAGAAGACACCACCTTCAGCGCACTCTACAACTACACTAAGGCTTTGGCAGTTGCTCTGGGGCATCGTGATCTATTAACCCGCCTTCATTCTGATCGCGTGTTTGGTCTTGCCGGGGAAATGGCTGCGGCTCTTGGGTTGGCCAAGAAGGACTTGGCTATTCTTAAAATTTCTGCCTTGTTTCACGATATTGGCAAGATTGGGATTCCTGACGCTATTCTACTTAAGCCTTCGAAACATGACGCTGCAGAGTGGGAGAAGATGAAAGAGCACTCAGCGATTGGTGAAAATATCATGTCGGCGCTCGAAATCGAAGATTCGCCTCGCGCTGCTAAGGTAATTCGACACCACCATGAATACTACAATGGCATGGGCTACCCAGATGAACTGAGTGGAGAAGCTATTCCAATTTGTTCTCGCATTATCTCAATCGCAGATAGTTACGATGCGATGGCCGTAACAAGGTCATACCATAAAGCAAGAACGCATTCGGACATCATGTCTATCCTGGAGTCTGAAAGAGGGGTAAAGCACGACCCGAACCTGATGCAGATTTTTTGCAAAATCATCGAATCCAGCAAATTTAAGGCGGCCTCCAATTAG
- the motD gene encoding flagellar motor protein MotD, with amino-acid sequence MARRPKRAEHDNHERWMVSYADFITLLFAFFVVMYGISSVNEGKYKVFSVSVNQAFGANGKAGEGSAVHLTEDEMFFKSLVDRRNARLAEKQRKQNERMQNLAQTLNGAMASFVKNGQMTVSQNGRGVELEINASALFNLGEADIQPEAKKTLADAAKVLADNDFAIEVEGHTDNMPISTAKYPSNWELSSARASSVVRLFIDQGILAKRLKAVGEADNQPVVPNDTPENRARNRRVTITVLSPEPEADPAIPQSPDQQ; translated from the coding sequence ATGGCGCGCCGCCCGAAAAGAGCCGAGCACGACAATCACGAGCGCTGGATGGTCTCTTACGCCGACTTTATCACCCTGCTGTTCGCTTTCTTCGTTGTCATGTACGGCATCTCTTCGGTGAATGAGGGCAAGTACAAAGTCTTCAGCGTCTCCGTCAACCAGGCCTTTGGTGCCAACGGCAAAGCCGGCGAAGGCAGTGCGGTTCATTTGACGGAAGACGAGATGTTCTTCAAGTCACTGGTCGACAGGCGCAACGCGCGTCTGGCCGAGAAGCAGCGCAAGCAAAACGAACGCATGCAAAATCTTGCCCAAACGCTTAACGGGGCGATGGCATCGTTTGTGAAGAACGGGCAGATGACCGTTTCCCAGAACGGTCGCGGTGTCGAATTGGAGATCAATGCCAGTGCATTGTTCAACCTGGGCGAAGCGGATATACAACCGGAAGCGAAGAAAACATTGGCGGACGCGGCGAAGGTGTTGGCGGACAATGACTTTGCCATCGAAGTGGAAGGGCATACCGACAATATGCCCATCAGCACTGCCAAGTATCCGTCCAATTGGGAGTTGTCCTCGGCACGTGCCAGTAGCGTGGTGCGTCTGTTCATTGATCAGGGTATTTTGGCTAAACGCCTGAAAGCAGTAGGCGAGGCCGACAATCAACCCGTGGTGCCGAACGATACCCCCGAAAACCGCGCCCGTAACCGGCGCGTGACCATCACCGTGCTGTCGCCTGAGCCGGAAGCGGACCCGGCGATTCCGCAATCCCCGGATCAACAATAA
- a CDS encoding flagellar motor protein yields the protein MDKLSLFGLVVAITGIIGGQLLEGGSINVLMQMAAFFIVFGGTIGAVMLQHPLNVFVSGIKMAGWVFVTPVIDTQKLAHQITTWGGIARKDGILALEAQLKNIDEPFVAKGLQMLVDGNSAEKIREVLDIDLQSYETLRWQAARVWESAAGYAPTIGIIGAVLGLVHVMQSLGEPAKLGAGIAVAFIATIYGVGSANLLFLPIAGKLKIIIAQQVNLREMLIDGLCMVANAENPRFIENKLKGYIPEAS from the coding sequence ATGGACAAGCTTAGCCTGTTCGGATTGGTTGTCGCCATAACCGGGATCATCGGCGGGCAATTGCTGGAAGGCGGGTCGATCAATGTCTTGATGCAGATGGCTGCATTCTTCATCGTGTTTGGCGGCACGATCGGCGCGGTGATGTTGCAACACCCGCTCAATGTGTTCGTGAGCGGTATCAAGATGGCAGGCTGGGTATTCGTCACGCCGGTAATCGACACGCAGAAGCTGGCACACCAGATCACCACCTGGGGCGGTATCGCGCGCAAGGATGGCATCCTTGCGCTGGAGGCCCAGCTCAAGAACATCGACGAACCTTTCGTCGCCAAGGGACTGCAGATGCTGGTGGACGGCAACAGCGCGGAAAAGATACGCGAGGTGCTGGACATCGACCTGCAAAGCTACGAGACGCTGCGCTGGCAAGCCGCCCGTGTGTGGGAATCGGCAGCGGGTTACGCGCCCACCATCGGCATCATCGGTGCCGTACTGGGACTGGTGCACGTGATGCAGAGTCTGGGCGAGCCGGCCAAGCTGGGTGCCGGCATCGCGGTCGCATTCATCGCAACCATCTACGGCGTGGGTTCTGCCAACCTGCTGTTCCTGCCGATCGCGGGCAAGTTGAAGATCATCATCGCGCAGCAGGTGAACTTGCGTGAGATGCTGATCGACGGGCTATGCATGGTGGCGAATGCCGAGAATCCGCGCTTCATCGAGAACAAACTTAAGGGTTATATCCCGGAGGCATCCTGA
- a CDS encoding RNA polymerase sigma factor FliA encodes MYTPNGLTDKEECLKEYAPLVKRIAHHMMLKLPGSVEVDDLIQAGMMGLLDAATRYDELRGAMFETYAAQRIRGAMLDELRGADWLPRSLRRDMRRIEAAISRLQQKLGKAPSESEIAKELGVTLPEYQQMLQEGRGAQLLYYEDFHGEGEEDFFERFEFSTDSNPLELLQNGRFREALVQAIERLPERERMMMGMHYEQDMNLREIGEVMGVSESRVCQLHSQAVARLRTSMKGH; translated from the coding sequence ATGTATACGCCGAATGGACTGACTGACAAGGAAGAATGCCTGAAGGAGTATGCGCCTCTGGTGAAGCGCATTGCCCATCACATGATGCTCAAACTTCCCGGCAGTGTGGAAGTGGATGACCTCATCCAGGCCGGGATGATGGGGCTGCTCGACGCTGCAACCCGCTACGACGAATTGCGCGGTGCGATGTTCGAGACTTACGCCGCACAGCGCATACGCGGTGCGATGCTTGACGAATTGCGCGGCGCCGACTGGCTGCCGCGCAGCCTGCGCCGCGACATGCGCCGTATCGAGGCGGCCATCAGCCGCCTGCAGCAGAAGCTGGGCAAGGCACCCAGCGAGTCCGAGATTGCCAAAGAGTTGGGCGTGACCTTGCCGGAATACCAGCAGATGCTGCAGGAAGGGCGCGGCGCTCAACTGCTCTATTACGAGGATTTTCACGGCGAGGGAGAGGAGGATTTCTTCGAGCGATTCGAGTTCTCGACCGATTCCAACCCGCTGGAACTGCTGCAGAACGGGCGTTTTCGCGAGGCGCTCGTTCAGGCCATAGAACGTTTGCCGGAGCGCGAACGCATGATGATGGGCATGCACTACGAGCAGGACATGAACCTGCGCGAGATCGGCGAAGTGATGGGCGTCTCCGAATCGCGCGTGTGCCAGCTGCATAGCCAGGCAGTGGCGCGCCTGCGTACGTCGATGAAGGGGCATTGA
- a CDS encoding AAA family ATPase, whose translation MPPPQSSPRGRGGKREGQSYIPDQAAGLRRLLARSSSRVVTVVGARDGLGATSIVVNLAAVLGNSGKDVLVLDENLSQDNVANTLALKARFDLLHVVYGDKTLQDVLVQGSQGVHVLPVARAIQGLPKLGESQRERLLEALSAAAKDADVVLVDAARAGHSFCASLSGDEPLLLVLNATASGITESYALLKQMAMHNGRQAFDIVVNKVGSEREALAIFDNMAQVASKHLQVHLEYLGHIPVDEKLKRATQLGRPVTEAFPAAQSSYAMREIAQGLLRAPMVSDEGHDVLGSVMQRLMRQARPANNTMAIT comes from the coding sequence ATGCCCCCACCTCAATCCTCCCCCCGCGGGAGAGGAGGCAAACGAGAAGGGCAATCTTATATCCCTGACCAAGCTGCCGGGTTGCGCCGCCTGCTGGCGCGCTCCAGTTCGCGCGTGGTGACGGTGGTCGGTGCGCGCGACGGATTGGGGGCAACCAGTATCGTCGTGAATCTGGCGGCGGTGCTGGGAAATTCCGGCAAGGATGTGCTGGTGCTGGACGAGAACCTGTCGCAGGATAATGTGGCGAACACGCTGGCACTAAAGGCGCGTTTCGATTTATTGCATGTGGTGTACGGCGACAAGACGTTGCAGGATGTGCTTGTTCAAGGTTCACAGGGCGTTCATGTATTGCCCGTGGCGCGGGCGATACAGGGCCTGCCGAAGCTGGGCGAGAGCCAGCGCGAGCGATTGCTGGAGGCGCTGAGTGCCGCAGCGAAAGATGCGGACGTGGTGCTGGTGGATGCGGCGCGCGCCGGGCATTCGTTCTGTGCCAGCCTGTCCGGCGACGAGCCCTTGCTGCTGGTATTGAACGCCACCGCCAGCGGCATCACGGAAAGTTATGCGCTGCTCAAACAGATGGCGATGCATAATGGCAGGCAGGCATTCGATATCGTGGTCAACAAGGTGGGCAGCGAACGCGAAGCGCTGGCGATATTCGACAATATGGCGCAGGTTGCGAGCAAACACCTGCAGGTACATTTGGAGTACCTGGGACATATTCCAGTTGATGAAAAGCTCAAACGTGCGACACAATTGGGCCGTCCGGTAACAGAGGCGTTCCCGGCGGCACAGTCGTCCTACGCCATGCGCGAAATCGCGCAAGGATTATTGCGAGCGCCGATGGTGTCGGATGAAGGGCATGATGTACTGGGCAGCGTGATGCAACGCTTGATGCGCCAGGCGCGTCCGGCAAACAATACAATGGCGATCACATGA
- the flhF gene encoding flagellar biosynthesis protein FlhF: MNARKFIAASSRDALKLVRIELGEDAVILSNRKVPEGVEIVAVAGFELAHLSETRVSARSAAEQRSPDRSSLRAGSEVQVRENANAQVPGRLSAEGASQAAALGAKVLEANTLRENVAVRETRDTTAEQQTLLSEIKTMRNMMQEQMARLSWSDMQQRDPVRGGLLRDMLNVGFSPMLSRQLLEKIPADGGLDWLRRILGHNLRVATVQEDVVARGGVYALVGPTGVGKTTTTAKMAARAVVRYGADKVALVTTDSYRIGAHEQLKIYGKILGVSVHAVRDTEDLKLTLSGLKHKHLVLIDTMGVGQRDSRVAEQAQMFDTVGVRRLLLLNATSSGGTLDDVVKMYGGTGVIGCIPTKLDEAVTLGTVLDVVVRHKLTMHYIASGQRVPEDLHEVNLEYLLHRVFKDVGKTSPAFAMHEAELPAFMAGMGSAQNMRGQYAI, encoded by the coding sequence ATGAACGCCAGAAAATTCATCGCAGCCAGTTCGCGTGACGCACTGAAGCTGGTACGCATAGAACTCGGCGAGGATGCCGTGATCCTGTCCAACCGGAAAGTGCCGGAGGGCGTGGAGATCGTGGCTGTGGCCGGTTTTGAACTGGCGCACCTGAGCGAGACTCGAGTGAGCGCAAGGAGTGCTGCGGAGCAGCGCAGTCCGGACCGGTCGTCTTTGCGAGCGGGGAGCGAAGTACAAGTCAGGGAAAACGCAAACGCTCAGGTACCTGGCAGGCTCTCCGCAGAAGGTGCTAGTCAGGCGGCAGCACTTGGGGCCAAGGTATTGGAAGCAAACACCTTGCGCGAGAATGTGGCCGTGCGCGAAACCCGGGATACAACGGCAGAACAACAAACGCTGCTGTCCGAGATCAAGACCATGCGCAACATGATGCAGGAACAGATGGCGCGCCTTTCCTGGTCTGACATGCAGCAGCGCGATCCGGTGCGCGGCGGCCTGCTGCGCGACATGCTCAACGTCGGCTTCAGTCCCATGCTGTCGCGCCAGTTGCTGGAAAAGATTCCGGCCGACGGCGGCCTGGATTGGCTGCGTCGCATCCTTGGGCACAATCTGCGCGTGGCAACGGTACAGGAAGATGTAGTGGCACGCGGCGGCGTGTATGCGCTGGTCGGCCCGACCGGCGTAGGCAAGACCACGACCACAGCCAAGATGGCGGCACGCGCCGTGGTGAGGTACGGTGCAGACAAGGTCGCGCTGGTGACTACCGACAGCTACCGTATCGGGGCCCATGAGCAACTGAAGATCTACGGCAAGATACTCGGCGTATCGGTGCATGCCGTGCGCGATACCGAGGATCTGAAACTCACCCTGTCCGGCCTGAAACACAAGCATCTGGTGCTGATCGACACCATGGGTGTGGGGCAGCGCGACAGCCGCGTGGCGGAACAGGCGCAGATGTTCGATACAGTGGGCGTGCGGCGCCTGCTGCTGCTGAACGCCACCAGTTCCGGCGGCACGCTGGACGATGTCGTGAAGATGTACGGTGGCACGGGCGTGATCGGTTGCATCCCGACCAAGCTGGACGAGGCGGTGACGCTGGGAACAGTGCTGGATGTGGTGGTGCGCCACAAACTGACCATGCACTACATCGCCAGCGGACAGCGCGTGCCTGAAGATCTGCATGAAGTGAACCTGGAATATCTGCTGCATCGCGTCTTCAAGGATGTAGGCAAGACGAGCCCGGCGTTCGCCATGCACGAGGCGGAACTGCCTGCCTTCATGGCCGGCATGGGCAGCGCACAGAACATGAGGGGGCAATATGCGATCTGA